A portion of the Vespa velutina chromosome 5, iVesVel2.1, whole genome shotgun sequence genome contains these proteins:
- the LOC124949332 gene encoding nuclear receptor-binding protein homolog isoform X1 — protein sequence MPGSRSSTDPDHKSPRESGEDSEDESEILEESPCGRWLKRREEVYVGSKPTSAEGTSFGTTRGSENETTEMEVEQQDVPGIDCAYLAMDTEEGVEVVWNEVQFSERKNFKAQEEKIQLVFENLTQLEHPNIVKFHRYWTDTHNDKPRVIFITEYMSSGSLKQFLKRTKRNVKKLPLQAWKRWCTQILSALSYLHSCSPPIIHGNLTCDTIFIQHNGLVKIGSVAPDAIHHHVKTCRANMKNMHFVAPEYGNSVTPAIDIYSFGMCALEMAALEIQGNGDSGTIVTDENIRKTIESLDDSQQKDFIRKCLEVDPLCRPSARELLFHPVLFEVHSLKLLAAHALVNSATNISETITDEVLQRLYGPDTVVAEIKYQGRSVQQIRLSDIPVTEKLEKFVEDVKYGIYPLTAFMAKLPPPARPRAISPEVTESVKSVTPEPVDVESRRVVNMMCNVKPREESCELLMTILLRMDDKMNRQLTCPVTQSDTSLILAQELVHFGFINENDRDKIANLIEEALRSCFNKQMMMPGMVSLTNLPTQTTLLLPGPEFSCLQHFDNSVCNATTSNSDNAINLLPKISGLSVSSNKTNKSHDEVEPPTITESGS from the exons ATGCCCGGGAGTCGCTCCAGCACGGACCCAGATCATAAGTCACCGCGAGAAAGTGGTGAGGACTCCGAGGATGAAAGCGAGATCCTGGAAGAGAGCCCCTGTGGGCGGTGGCTCAAACGCCGGGAGGAG GTATATGTAGGTTCTAAACCAACATCAGCCGAAGGAACTAGCTTTGGTACAACCAGAGGTAGTGAAAACGAAACAACTGAAATGgag GTAGAGCAACAAGATGTTCCAGGAATTGACTGTGCTTATTTAGCAATGGATACAGAGGAAGGTGTAGAAGTTGTATGGAATGAGGTACAATTTTCAGAAAGGAAAAACTTTAAAgcacaagaagaaaagatacaaCTTGTTTTTGAAAATCTCACGCAATTGGAGCACCCTAATATTGTCAAATTTCATAGGTACTGGACGGATACCCATAATGACAAACCACGA gttatatttataacagaATATATGTCATCTGGATCCTTGAAACAGTTCCTAAAACGAACCAAacgtaatgtaaaaaaattgcCTCTCCAAGCATGGAAACGATGGTGTACGCAAATACTTTCTGCATTAAG TTATCTGCATTCCTGTTCTCCTCCCATTATTCATGGAAATCTTACGTGCGatactatatttattcaaCATAATGGACTTGTAAAAATTGGTTCAG TGGCACCTGATGCAATTCATCATCATGTCAAGACTTGTAGAgctaatatgaaaaatatgcatTTTGTTGCTCCTGAATATGGAA aTTCTGTGACACCCGctattgatatttattcttttggaATGTGCGCATTAGAAATGGCGGCACTTGAAATTCAAGGGAATGGTGATAGCGGAACAATTGTTACTGATGAAAACATCAGGAAAACGATCGAATCTTTAGATGATAGTCAACAGAAAGATTTTATACGCAAGTGTCTCGAAGTGGATCCTTTATGTAGGCCAAGCGCTAGAGAACTACTGTTCCATCCGGTTTTGTTCGAAGTACATTCTCTAAAGCTTCTTGCGGCACATGCCTTGGTCAACTCGGCCA CAAATATTTCAGAAACGATAACGGATGAAGTCTTGCAAAGGCTGTATGGTCCAGATACGGTAGTTGCAGAAATAAAATACCAAGGTCGATCGGTGCAACAAATTCGCTTAAGTGACATACCTGTCACagaaaagttagaaaaatttgttgaagATGTAAA ATATGGAATATATCCTTTAACCGCATTTATGGCAAAGTTGCCTCCACCTGCTCGACCTAGAGCTATATCTCCAGAAGTAACAGAATCTGTTAAGTCTGTAACACCGGAACCAGTAGATGTGGAATCACGAAGAGTAGTTAATATGATGTGTAATGTTAAACCTAGAGAAGAAAGTTGTGAATTACTT ATGACAATATTGTTACGAATGgatgataaaatgaatagGCAGCTGACGTGCCCTGTGACTCAATCAGATACTTCATTGATTCTTGCACAGGAACTTGTACACTTTGGATTTATTAACGAA AATGATCGCGATAAAATAGCCAATTTAATTGAAGAAGCATTGAGAAGTTGTTTCAATAAGCAAATGATGATGCCAGGGATGGTATCATTAACCAATCTTCCTACACAGACTACTTTGTTGCTGCCTGGTCCAGAATTTTCCTGTTTACAGCACTTTGATAATTCTGTGTGCAATGCTACAACATCCAACAGTGATAATGCAATTAATTTGCTGCCAAAAATCTCAGGTCTCTCTGTGTCAagtaataaaacgaataagagTCACGATGAAGTAGAACCACCAACGATTACCGAAAGTGGTAGTTAA
- the LOC124949332 gene encoding nuclear receptor-binding protein homolog isoform X2, whose translation MQYDVSLCYCFLNSRVFMVYVGSKPTSAEGTSFGTTRGSENETTEMEVEQQDVPGIDCAYLAMDTEEGVEVVWNEVQFSERKNFKAQEEKIQLVFENLTQLEHPNIVKFHRYWTDTHNDKPRVIFITEYMSSGSLKQFLKRTKRNVKKLPLQAWKRWCTQILSALSYLHSCSPPIIHGNLTCDTIFIQHNGLVKIGSVAPDAIHHHVKTCRANMKNMHFVAPEYGNSVTPAIDIYSFGMCALEMAALEIQGNGDSGTIVTDENIRKTIESLDDSQQKDFIRKCLEVDPLCRPSARELLFHPVLFEVHSLKLLAAHALVNSATNISETITDEVLQRLYGPDTVVAEIKYQGRSVQQIRLSDIPVTEKLEKFVEDVKYGIYPLTAFMAKLPPPARPRAISPEVTESVKSVTPEPVDVESRRVVNMMCNVKPREESCELLMTILLRMDDKMNRQLTCPVTQSDTSLILAQELVHFGFINENDRDKIANLIEEALRSCFNKQMMMPGMVSLTNLPTQTTLLLPGPEFSCLQHFDNSVCNATTSNSDNAINLLPKISGLSVSSNKTNKSHDEVEPPTITESGS comes from the exons ATGCAATATGATGTCTCTCTGTGCTACTGTTTTCTTAACAGTAGGGTATTCATg GTATATGTAGGTTCTAAACCAACATCAGCCGAAGGAACTAGCTTTGGTACAACCAGAGGTAGTGAAAACGAAACAACTGAAATGgag GTAGAGCAACAAGATGTTCCAGGAATTGACTGTGCTTATTTAGCAATGGATACAGAGGAAGGTGTAGAAGTTGTATGGAATGAGGTACAATTTTCAGAAAGGAAAAACTTTAAAgcacaagaagaaaagatacaaCTTGTTTTTGAAAATCTCACGCAATTGGAGCACCCTAATATTGTCAAATTTCATAGGTACTGGACGGATACCCATAATGACAAACCACGA gttatatttataacagaATATATGTCATCTGGATCCTTGAAACAGTTCCTAAAACGAACCAAacgtaatgtaaaaaaattgcCTCTCCAAGCATGGAAACGATGGTGTACGCAAATACTTTCTGCATTAAG TTATCTGCATTCCTGTTCTCCTCCCATTATTCATGGAAATCTTACGTGCGatactatatttattcaaCATAATGGACTTGTAAAAATTGGTTCAG TGGCACCTGATGCAATTCATCATCATGTCAAGACTTGTAGAgctaatatgaaaaatatgcatTTTGTTGCTCCTGAATATGGAA aTTCTGTGACACCCGctattgatatttattcttttggaATGTGCGCATTAGAAATGGCGGCACTTGAAATTCAAGGGAATGGTGATAGCGGAACAATTGTTACTGATGAAAACATCAGGAAAACGATCGAATCTTTAGATGATAGTCAACAGAAAGATTTTATACGCAAGTGTCTCGAAGTGGATCCTTTATGTAGGCCAAGCGCTAGAGAACTACTGTTCCATCCGGTTTTGTTCGAAGTACATTCTCTAAAGCTTCTTGCGGCACATGCCTTGGTCAACTCGGCCA CAAATATTTCAGAAACGATAACGGATGAAGTCTTGCAAAGGCTGTATGGTCCAGATACGGTAGTTGCAGAAATAAAATACCAAGGTCGATCGGTGCAACAAATTCGCTTAAGTGACATACCTGTCACagaaaagttagaaaaatttgttgaagATGTAAA ATATGGAATATATCCTTTAACCGCATTTATGGCAAAGTTGCCTCCACCTGCTCGACCTAGAGCTATATCTCCAGAAGTAACAGAATCTGTTAAGTCTGTAACACCGGAACCAGTAGATGTGGAATCACGAAGAGTAGTTAATATGATGTGTAATGTTAAACCTAGAGAAGAAAGTTGTGAATTACTT ATGACAATATTGTTACGAATGgatgataaaatgaatagGCAGCTGACGTGCCCTGTGACTCAATCAGATACTTCATTGATTCTTGCACAGGAACTTGTACACTTTGGATTTATTAACGAA AATGATCGCGATAAAATAGCCAATTTAATTGAAGAAGCATTGAGAAGTTGTTTCAATAAGCAAATGATGATGCCAGGGATGGTATCATTAACCAATCTTCCTACACAGACTACTTTGTTGCTGCCTGGTCCAGAATTTTCCTGTTTACAGCACTTTGATAATTCTGTGTGCAATGCTACAACATCCAACAGTGATAATGCAATTAATTTGCTGCCAAAAATCTCAGGTCTCTCTGTGTCAagtaataaaacgaataagagTCACGATGAAGTAGAACCACCAACGATTACCGAAAGTGGTAGTTAA
- the LOC124949338 gene encoding TBC1 domain family member 20 — METDEEDITVLPVTSKMSGAIERHNQKVRRRNVTDTVNLSQDHKNDLNFTAERIPLVLLPDSTEAWYDGIIPRIPDTADLTSSGKQNGVLGQDSDTFMDNSCVGVEELTNLERMKISVIRGTITKPDLSLGDFRLLGSSNEGFVTDGIRRVLWPKILRLSMDEIIPVEGLKTIYTKIPNEVYQQILKDVARSGSHISPTATEKETEHFQDQLTQIICWVLHRHPELNYYQGYNDVAATILLVMGLQEGLYVLESISMEFLERFMEKTMEKVNQELFYIFALLERVHPTLLEHLENVELFPHFALAEYTTWYAHKYAENRKLLHRLYDYFLSCPPLMPLYLSSVIVAHRATEIFNTTPDMGHTHKVLCTLPDNLPFETLLIDAKNLYCQYPPESINKDVKDYDCKRRCKEQEWKAKAEASRQERERQRRLKIVKAAPRIPYRIRSYKTITVVTILALGLYAFLKSTSSLN, encoded by the exons ATGGAAACCGACGAGGAGGATATAACCGTACTACCAGTAACGTCAAAGATGTCGGGTGCTATCGAGAGACATAACCAAAAAGTAAGACGAAGAAACGTCACCGATACAGTGAATCTTTCTCAAGATCATAAAAATGACTTGAATTTCACGGCCGAACGTATCCCACTCGTATTATTACCAGACTCGACTGAAGCTTGGTACGATGGTATTATACCAAGAATACCTGATACAGCGGATTTGACATCATCTGGTAAACAAAATGGTGTGCTTGGTCAAGATAGTGATACCTTTATGGATAATTCTTGTGTTGGTGTAGAAGAATTGACGAATCTAGAGCGTATGAAAATAAGTGTTATACGAGGTACTATCACGAAGCCGGATTTATCATTGGGAGACTTTAGACTACTTGGATCCAGTAATGAAGGATTTGTCACTG ATGGTATACGAAGGGTACTTTGGCCAAAGATACTAAGATTGTCCATGGATGAAATTATACCTGTAGAAGGactaaaaacaatatatactaAAATTCCTAATGAAGTTTATCagcaaatattaaaagatgtaGCACGAAGTGGAAGTCATATTTCTCCAACTGCGACGGAAAAAGAGACTGAACATTTCCAGGACCAATTAACGCAGATTATTTGTTGGGTTCTTCACAGGCATCCTGAATTAAA TTACTACCAGGGCTATAATGATGTAGCTGCAACTATTTTACTTGTTATGGGCCTACAAGAAGGTTTATATGTACTTGAAAGTATTTCTATGGAGTTTCTTGAAAGATTTATGGAAAAAACAATGGAAAAAGTTAATCAGGAACTCTTTTACATATTTGCGCTGTTAGAACGTGTTCACCCTACTCTTCTTGAACATCTAGAAAA TGTAGAATTGTTTCCTCATTTTGCACTAGCTGAATATACAACATGGTATGCGCACAAATATGCAGAAAATAGGAAATTATTGCATAGattatacgattattttcttaGCTGTCCACCATTAATGCCACTTTATCTTAGTTCCGTAATTGTAGCACATCGGGCtacagaaatatttaatactacCCCCGATATGGGACATACCCACAAAGTTTTATGTACA CTACCTGATAATTTGCCTTTTGAAACACTTCTTATTGATGCAAAAAATTTGTACTGTCAGTATCCCCCAGAATCAATAAATAAGGATGTAAAAGATTATGATTGTAAGAGACGTTGTAAGGAGCAAGAATGGAAAGCAAAAGCAGAAGCAAGTCGccaggaaagagaaagacaacgTCGACTTAAAATTGTTAAAGCAGCTCCAAGAATACCTTATCGCATTAGAAGTTACAAAACTATAACTGTTGTAACAATTTTAGCTCTT